Below is a window of Myxococcaceae bacterium JPH2 DNA.
CGTTGAGCATCTTCGTGACCTCGGGCAGCTCGGCGCCGAGCGCGTCCTCCAGCTCCACGAGCGAGGCGGCGCCGCCGACGTACCACGCATCCGTCCCTCGGCGGATGGCGCGCAGCTCGGGCACGCCCTCGGTGGAGATGAGGAAGGGGAAGCGGCGGGACTTCTTGGTGACGTCGACTCCTACTTCCGTGGCGCCCGCGACGAGCGTGGCCTCCGGGTGCGCGGCGCGCAGCGACAACAGGTCCGCCCAGGTGGTGGGCCGCAGGAAGCGCTGGTCGCGCACTTCGTACTGGATCGCGGGCACGGGGGTGGCCGGGCCCTCCAGCGAGACGCCGGGCAGTGAGGCGTGCGCGGAGGACGCGTCGCGAGCGGCCAGGGCCTCCATCATCGCGTCGCGGATGGGGCGGTAGCCGGTGCAGCGGCAGATGTTGCCGCAGAGCTGATCCGCCACGGCCTCGGGCGAGCGCACGTCCTTGCGGCAGTACGCCTCCGTCATGGACATGACGAAGCCCGGCGTGCAGAAGCCGCACTGCGAACCGTAGTGCTTCACCATGGCCTGCTGCACGGGGTGGGGCGCGTCGCGGCGGCCCACGCCCTCGACGGTGACGACCTCGCGCCCGGCGACCATGGGCAACAAGGTGATGCAGCTGTTGAACGCGCGCAGACAGCGATTGCCCTGGGCGTCCCGGTCGACGAGGGCCACGGTGCAGGCCCCGCAGTCGCCCTCGGCGCAGCCTTGCTTGGTCCCCGTCGCTCCGCGAGCGCGGAGGAAGTCGAGCAGGGTGGTGTTGGGGGAGGTGCCTTCGACGCGAACGGGCTGGCCGTTGAGCTGGAACTCGAACGTGTTGCTCATTCTCCAGAGGATAGCAGGCGCGGAGGGCCTGGCTGCTCGTCCGCGATGCGGGCGCGCTCATCCCCGGACAGCCCGTGATGGACCTGGAGGAGGCCCGCGGCGATGCTCACCGCGACCTCCTGGGGGGACTTCCCGCCCGTCTCCAGGCCCATGGGGCACCAGACGCGGGCCAGCCGCTCCGGGGGGACGCCCCGAGCCTCCAGCCGCTGGCGGAACCGGGCCCACTTCGTCTTGCTGCCAATCAGGCCGATGTATCGCGCGGGCCGCTCGATGGCGTGGGCGATGATGTCTTGGTCCAGGTCGTGCCGATGCGTCATCACGGCCACGTAGGTGCGCCGGGCGTCCCAGGCGGCCTGCTCGACGACGGTGTCCCAGGGCTCCTCGTGGCGGACCACGCCCTCGGGCACGCGCTCGGAGCGGATCCACTCGGGGCGCTCGTCCACCAGGTGGATTTGGAAGGGCGTGCCCTCCAGGGTGCGGCACAGCGCCTGCCCGACGTGGCCCGCGCCGAAGAGATACAGGCGGGGGCCGTGATTGACGGGCTCCACGAAGACGTCCACGACCCCTCCACAACACTGACCGAGCTTCGCGCCGAGCGGGTAGCGGATGGCGCGCGCCTTGCCAGAATCCAGGCACGCCCGAGCGTCCGCCAGCACGAGCTGCTCCAGGTGGCCACCGCCCACGGTGCCGTGGAAGACGCCATCCGCGCGGACCAGGAGCTTGGCTCCCGCCTCCGCCGGTGTGCTGCCCTGACATGCCGTCACGGTGACGACGGCGAAGGGCGTATCGCCCCCTGACCACTCGGCGAGCCGCCGGACCCAATCCCACATGCAGGGCCCAGTCTGCCACAGCCCTGGCGGCTCAGTGGACCTGTCGCGGAATTCGGTCCGCCAGGGACACCCCGTCCCCGGGCTCCAACACGATGACCTCCGCGGCCACGTGCACGCCCCCCGCGATGAAGTAGCCCACGCGCAGGTTGGCGTTGTCGGTCAGTCGACCGGCGTCGCGCGCCTCCAGCCACTCGTACTGGGTGCGGTCGTCGATGCGCAGCGTGACGTCATCGCCCGTGGCGATGTCATGGACCGTCAGGTGATCCGGCCCCGAGTCCACGAGGTTCCCGCTCACCACTTCCTCTACCTGGTTCAGGTGCTCTTCCTGGCGTCCGGTCTCCATGGCGCTCCGGCTCCTTCGGCTGGCGCCCGCCCGGAGGTGCCGGCCGTGCCGGCGGTGTGCTGTCCGGTGGCCTCGGGTGGGGGCGACGTTCGCTCCGCCGTTCAACCTGGACCCGAGGGCAGTCCGGGCCAAGCACGCCGGGCCCTCCCGGTCCCCACTCAACCGGGCAACGGAGCGCTCCTCACGTCTTCGTGGGACGGGGTGCGCGGCGAGGACCCGAGGGGGCTCCCGCGCGCAGCAGCAGCGTGGCCAGCTCGTGCGCGAGCGCGCGGTCCAGCGGCGCGTGGCCCACGAGGAGCCGGTACCACATCACTCCGAACGCCATGTCCACGAGCAGGAACAGGTCCGCATCCGCGGCCAGCTCACCGCGCTCCTGGGCCTGGGCGAGCACGGAGCGGAGCAGCTCCCGGCGCTTCTCGATGAGGCCGGTGCGGAACTCGGTCGCGAACTGCGCGTCGAGCTGCGCCTCCGCCATGAGCCCCCGGAGGATGTCCCCTGTTCCCCGAGGGTTCTTCAGCGTCTGGAACGTCGAGGCGAGGAACGCCTCCAGCACCTCTCCCAGCGAGCCATGCAACGGCGGCACGAGCGGGGTGGGGGCCTGGGCGATCAGCGCCTCCAGCACGACCGAGGCCTTGGAGGTCCACCATCGATAGATGGTCTGCTTGCCGACGCCTGCGTCACGCGCGATGGCCTCGATGCTCAACGCGGCATAGCCCTGCTCGCGCAGGACCTTGAGCGCCGCCTCGAGCACCGCCGCACGTGACTGTTCGCTCCGCTTCCGCCCAGGGCGGCCCTTCGACGCGTCGTCCACGCGCCCTTTCTACCATCCTCAGTTCGGCTTGACGAGACGCTGCGTCTCGAATTATTAATTTCGAGACGGTTCGGTTCGTATTTCTAGGAGGCACCATGGACTGGCGAAACAAGCAGGTGGTGGTGATGGGTGGCAGCTCGGGCGTGGGGGAGGCGACGGCGCGGCGGCTCGTGGCGCAGGGGGCGCGGGTGGTCATCACGGGGCGGGACGCGGACAAGCTGGCGCGGGTGGCCACGTCGCTGGGGGCGCAGGCGCGCGGGGTGGTGGTGGACGGGACGAACGCCACGGCGGTGCGCGCGTTCTTCGCGGAGCTGGGCGCGTTCGACCACCTGGTGGTGTGCCTGAGCGGAGCGGAGGGCGCGGGCGCGTTCCGGGACTTGGACCTGGCCGGGCTGCGGCGAGGCTTCGAGGCGAAGTTCTGGGCGCACCTCACGGTGGTCCAGGCGGCGCTGGGCACGCTGCGTCCGGACGGCTCGGTGACTTTGGTGACAGCGGCCTCGGCGCGCACGGCGTTCGCGGGAGCGTCGGGACTCGCGGCCATCAATGGTGCGCTGGAGGCGATGGTTCCACCGCTCGCGCTGGAGCTGGCGCCCCTGCGCGTCAACGCGGTCTCACCGGGTGTCATCAACACGCCGTGGTGGGACAAAGCCCCTGCGGCTCAGCGTGACGCCATCTTCGCGACCTCGGCGGCCACGCTGCCCGTGCGCCGCGTGGGCACGCCCGAGGACGTCGCGGACGCGATTGTCTTCGTCGCGGGCAATGGCTTCATGACCGGCACCGTCATCGAATGCGATGGCGGCGCCCGTCTGGCCTGAGCCGCAAGGTCAGTGAGGCGCGGGGCCGCCGCGCGGATGCATGCGCGGGCCCAGCTCCTGCCGGCGCTTCTCCCTCGCGGCGGTCTCCTCGCTGACGAGAGCTCGCGCCTTCGTCTTCTGCGCGTCCGTCAGCAGGGCCTCGGCCTGCTGATACGCGGCGGTGTCCGCGTCGCGCAGCTGGCGCATCGTGGTGTGCACCTGCTCCCGGTGCGCCAGCATCTCCTCTTCGGAGGACGTCGTTCCCGGCTCGGGGCGAAGCGACTCCAGCGTCTGCATCATCGGGGCCGCCTTGGACTTCAGTGCATCCTGGATGCCCTGGAGCTGAGCCACCTGAGTGTCCGACAACCCCAGGTCCTGGCGGTGCTCCAGCAGGAGGCTCACCCAACTGCGCTCCATGAAGGGAGGATGTGGCGGGCCGCCCGAGGGCTGCGCGACAGCCAGCAGGGGGACGAGACAGCACAGGGCAATGAGAGAGGTTTTCATGGGGCGAGGCGCTCCGGGTCGCTCGTGGCAAATGCGCCCGGCGCGAGGAGTGCCCATCACCCACCGCGCCGAGCGTGTGATGCACACCCTGCGCCCCGCGCATACCGCGATGATTTCGCGGCCGTTTCGGAATGTGTCGACGTCAGCAGCAGCGCCCGCCGCCGCTCCGATAGCGCGCCCGCTGTCGCTCGTCGAAGAACTCCGCGTAGCTCATGACGGGGCGGCTCGGGTGTCTTGTGCGCATGTGCCGCACGTACGTGTCGTAATCCGGCACGCCAATCATCAGCCGCGCGGTCCGCACCGCACGCTCCCAGAACGCTCGCAGCGAGTCGTTCGTGAACCTCACGCCGCGCTCCTCACGTCGAGCGCGGGGACATGGGGTGTCTCCTTCGCGGTGGGCTCGGAGGTGCGGCGGGCGGCTCGCGCGGCCCGAAGTCCGAACCCCACCGTCGCGACCACGAGCAGCATGAACAGGAACGTCAGCGTGGCGTCCACGCGGTCGTTGAGGATGACCTGTCGCATGTCTTCCAGCGTCTTCGCGGGCGCGAGCACCTTGCCCGCATCCGCCGCCTCGGCGAACGCTCGCGCATGGGCCAGGAAGCTGACCTTCACGTCCGCGCCGAACACCTTCTGCCAGCCGGCCGTCAGCGTGCAGCACACCAGCCAGAGCGCGGGGACGAGCGGAATCCACACGTAGCGCTCCCGCTTCATCTTCACCAGGGTGACGCTGGCCAGCGTCAACGCGATGGCGGCCAGCATCTGGTTGGCGATGCCGAACAGCGGCCACAGCGTGTTGATGCCGCCCAGCGGATCCACCACGCCCTGGTAGAGGAAGTAGCCCCAGCTCGCCACGCAGAGCGCCGTGGCGATGAGGTTGGCGCTCCAGGACTCGGTCTTCTTGAGCGGCGCGTACACCAGCCCCGCCAGCTCCTGGATCATGAAGCGGCCCACGCGCGTGCCCGCGTCCACGGTGGTGAGGATGAACAGGGCCTCGAAGAGGATGGCGTAGTGGTACCAGAAGGCCATCATCCCCTGGCCAGACACGAGCCCGTGGAGGATCTGCGCCATGCCCACGGCCAGGGTGGGCGCGCCGCCCGCGCGGGACAAGATGGAGGTCTCTCCAATGTCGCGCGCGGTTTGGGTCAGCACTTCCGGCGTGATGACGAAACCCCACTGGCTGATGACCTGCGCGGCGTGGGCCACGTCGGTGCCAATCAACCCCGGGGGCGAGTTCATCGCGAAGTAGACGCCGGGCTGGAGCACCGTGGCCGCGATGAGCGCCATGATGGCCACGAAGGACTCCATCAACATCGCGCCATAGCCCACCATGCGCGCGTCGGCCTCGTTGGCCAGCATCTTCGGCGTGGTGCCCGAGGAGATGAGCGAGTGCCAGCCGGACACCGCACCACACGCGATGGTGATGAACAAGAAGGGGAACAATCCCCCAGCGAACACGGGCCCTGTTCCATCGGTGAAGCGAGTCAGCGCCGGCATGCGCAGCTCCGGCATGGCCAACAGGATGCCCACCGCGAGCAACAGCACGGTGCCAATCTTCAAGAAGGTGGACAGGTAGTCCCGAGGCGCCAAGAGCAGCCAGACCGGCAGCACGGACGCGCAGAAGCCGTAGCCGATGAGCAGCCACGCCAGGACCTTGCTGTCGTACGTGAACAGGGGCGCCCACGCCGCGGAGTCCGCCACCCGGCCGCCCAGCCAGATGGAGAGCATCAACAGGACGAAGCCCGCGACGGACACCTCCAGCACGCGGCCCGGTCGCACGTAACGGAGGTACAGCCCCATCGCCACCGCGATGGGAATCGTCATCGCCACGGTGAAGGTGCCCCAGGGGCTGCCCGCCAGCGCCTTCACCACCACCAGGGCGAGCACGGCGAGGATGATCATCATGATCATCAGCACGCCCACCATGGTGACGACGCCGGCGGCGGGGCCCAGCTCCATGCGCACCATGTCACCCAGCGACTTGCCATCTCGGCGCACGGACAAGAACAGGATGATGAAGTCCTGCACCGCGCCCGCGAGCACCGCGCCGGTGAGGAGCCACAGCGTGCCGGGCAGGTAGCCCATCTGCGCCGCGAGCACCGGACCCACCAGCGGCCCCGCGCCCGCGATGGCGGCGAAGTGATGGCCGAACAGCACCCACTTGTCCGTGGGGACGTAGTCCAGCCCATCGTCGCGCAGCCGCGCGGGAGTGGCCCGCGTGGCATCCAGCCGGAGCGCCCGGTCCGCGATGAAGCGGCTGTAGAAGCGATACCCGAGCAGGTACGTCGCCACCGCGGCCCCGACGAGCCAGGTGGCGTTGATGCTCTCGCCCCGGTGCAGCGCCACGGTGCCCAGGCAGAAGGCTCCGAGGAGGGCGAGCACCGCCCACCCCAGCTTGCTGACGACTCCCGTCATGGTTCCTCCGTGCCGCTCGGCCCGTCGTGGCAGGGATGCCGCGCCGGGCGAGGGCCAGTGCCCGGAGGCTTATCACCCAGCGGCGGCGAAGCCTGACGTCGCCTCGCCACCCGGTGCTTCTCGCGACAGCGCTCAGGCCGCGGCCCGCTCCGCCGCGTCCCGCACCCGCGTCACCAGCGCGTCGATGGACTTGCGCGCGTCCCCGAAGAGCATCCGGGTGTTGCCCAGGTAGAACAGCGGGTTCTCGACGCCCGCGTAGCCCGCGGCCATGCCGCGCTTGAGCACCACGACGCGCCGGGACTTCCACACCTCCAGCACGGGCATGCCGTGGATGGGGCTGGCGGGGTCGTTCAGCGCGCCAGGGTTCACGATGTCGTTGGCGCCAATCACCAGCACCACGTCGGTGTGCTCGAAGTCGTGGTTGATGTGCTCCATCTCCAGCACGATGTCGTAGGGCACACCCGCCTCGGCCAAGAGCACGTTCATGTGTCCGGGCAGTCGGCCCGCCACGGGGTGGATGGCGAAGCGCACCTCCACGCCCCGCTCGCGCAGGCCGCGCGCCAGGTCGTTCACCGCGCTCTGCGCGCGTGCCACGGCCATGCCGTACCCGGGGACGATGATGACGCGGCGCGAGTCCAACAGCTCGCGCGACACCTCGTCCGCGGACAGCTCCAGCACCTCGCCCGCGGGAGGCGCGGCGCTGCTGGCCGCGGGGGCGTCGGCGGTACCGAAGCCGCCGAACACCACGTTGAGGATGGAGCGGTTCATCGCGCGGCACATGATGATGGACAGGATGGCGCCGCTCGAACCCACCAGCGCGCCGGTGACGATGAGCAGGTCATTGCCGAGCGTGAAGCCCGCCGCGGCCGCCGCCCAGCCCGAGTAGCTGTTGAGTAGCGACACCACCACCGGCATGTCCGCGCCGCCAATGGCCACCACCAGGTGGATGCCCAGCACGCCCGCCACCACCGCCACGCCCACCAGCCACGGCATTCCGGACGTGGCTTCTGCGGCCTGGATGAAGGGGAGGGCGCAGCCCGCGAGCACGCCCGCCAGCGCGAGGTTGAGCAGGTGCCGACCCGGCAGGAGCAGCGGCTTGCCCGTGACGGTGCCGCGCAGCTTCGCCCACGCCACGATGGAGCCCGTGAACGTCAGCGCGCCCACCGCCACGCCGGCCCAGACCTCCAGGAGTTGAATGACACGCGCCGCGCTCAGCGGCTCGCCCGCGAGCGCCGAGGCCGCCACCGCCATGGCGTGCTCCCCCGAGCGAGGCTCCAAGTAGGACGACATGCCCACCAGCACCGCGGCCAGTCCCACGAAGCTGTGGAGGATGGCGACCAGCTCGGGCATGCCCGTCATCTCGACGCGGCGGGCGAGCACCGCGCCCACGGCGCCACCGGCCACCACCGAGCCCACCAGGACCGCCAGCCCCAGGCCCGCCGAGTCCTCATGGCGCATCCACCACGTGAACGCGGCCACGCCCGCGGCCAGCCCCATGCCGAGCATTCCGAAGAGGTTGCCGCGCGACGCCGTCTCCTGCCGCGACAGTCCGCCGAGGCTGCGGATGAACAGCACGCCCGCCAGCAGATAGGCGATGGTCACCGTGCCGCTCATGTCCGACCTCCGTGAGCGCCGCGAGGTGTGGCGGGCGCGGCGTTCTTCCGGAACATCTTCAGCATGCGTTGGGTGACGAGGAATCCGCCGGCGACGTTGACCGCGGCCACCAGCACCGCGAGCGCGCCGAGCACCGTGGCCAGGTCAAGGCCATGGCCAATCTGGAGCATGCCGCCGACGATGATGATGCCGCTGATGGCGTTGGTGACGCTCATGAGGGGCGTGTGCAGCGCGGGCGTCACGCTCCAGATGACCTGCCAGCCCACGAAGCACGCCAGGATGAAGACGGTGAAGTGCTTGAGGAAGTCCTCGGGCGCGAACCGGCCGAGCGCGAAGAGCACGCCAATGGTGAGGAGCCCTCCCAGCGTGCTGCCCCACGCGCGGCGCGCCGGATTGTTGAGGTCCGCCTGCTCGGGCTTCGCGTCCGGAGGCGGTGGCTGCACCACCTTGGCGACCGGAACGGGCGGGGGTGGCTCCTTGCGTGGCGGGGGCGGCAGCGGCACGCCCTGGTGGAAGAGCAGGGCCGGCCGGATGACCTCGTTGTCGAGGTCGAGTCGGAAGCCCTGTCCACCGCCCATCTCCTGGAGCAGGTGCACCAGGTTGTTGGCGAAGAATCGGCTCGCGGTGCCGGCCATGCGGCTGGCCAGGTCCGTGTAGCCAAGGATGCGGATGCCGTTCCACTCCACGACCTGTCCAGGGACGGTCAGCTCGCAGTTGCCGCCCTGTTCGGCGGCCATGTCCACCACCACCGCGCCCGGACGGAGCGCGGACACCACGTCGCGCGGCAGCAGCACGGGGGCCTTCGTGCCGGGCACGAGCGCGG
It encodes the following:
- a CDS encoding Spy/CpxP family protein refolding chaperone, which translates into the protein MKTSLIALCCLVPLLAVAQPSGGPPHPPFMERSWVSLLLEHRQDLGLSDTQVAQLQGIQDALKSKAAPMMQTLESLRPEPGTTSSEEEMLAHREQVHTTMRQLRDADTAAYQQAEALLTDAQKTKARALVSEETAAREKRRQELGPRMHPRGGPAPH
- a CDS encoding carbon starvation protein A translates to MTGVVSKLGWAVLALLGAFCLGTVALHRGESINATWLVGAAVATYLLGYRFYSRFIADRALRLDATRATPARLRDDGLDYVPTDKWVLFGHHFAAIAGAGPLVGPVLAAQMGYLPGTLWLLTGAVLAGAVQDFIILFLSVRRDGKSLGDMVRMELGPAAGVVTMVGVLMIMMIILAVLALVVVKALAGSPWGTFTVAMTIPIAVAMGLYLRYVRPGRVLEVSVAGFVLLMLSIWLGGRVADSAAWAPLFTYDSKVLAWLLIGYGFCASVLPVWLLLAPRDYLSTFLKIGTVLLLAVGILLAMPELRMPALTRFTDGTGPVFAGGLFPFLFITIACGAVSGWHSLISSGTTPKMLANEADARMVGYGAMLMESFVAIMALIAATVLQPGVYFAMNSPPGLIGTDVAHAAQVISQWGFVITPEVLTQTARDIGETSILSRAGGAPTLAVGMAQILHGLVSGQGMMAFWYHYAILFEALFILTTVDAGTRVGRFMIQELAGLVYAPLKKTESWSANLIATALCVASWGYFLYQGVVDPLGGINTLWPLFGIANQMLAAIALTLASVTLVKMKRERYVWIPLVPALWLVCCTLTAGWQKVFGADVKVSFLAHARAFAEAADAGKVLAPAKTLEDMRQVILNDRVDATLTFLFMLLVVATVGFGLRAARAARRTSEPTAKETPHVPALDVRSAA
- a CDS encoding putative selenoprotein; this translates as MRFTNDSLRAFWERAVRTARLMIGVPDYDTYVRHMRTRHPSRPVMSYAEFFDERQRARYRSGGGRCC
- a CDS encoding SDR family oxidoreductase, with product MDWRNKQVVVMGGSSGVGEATARRLVAQGARVVITGRDADKLARVATSLGAQARGVVVDGTNATAVRAFFAELGAFDHLVVCLSGAEGAGAFRDLDLAGLRRGFEAKFWAHLTVVQAALGTLRPDGSVTLVTAASARTAFAGASGLAAINGALEAMVPPLALELAPLRVNAVSPGVINTPWWDKAPAAQRDAIFATSAATLPVRRVGTPEDVADAIVFVAGNGFMTGTVIECDGGARLA
- a CDS encoding TetR/AcrR family transcriptional regulator, producing MDDASKGRPGRKRSEQSRAAVLEAALKVLREQGYAALSIEAIARDAGVGKQTIYRWWTSKASVVLEALIAQAPTPLVPPLHGSLGEVLEAFLASTFQTLKNPRGTGDILRGLMAEAQLDAQFATEFRTGLIEKRRELLRSVLAQAQERGELAADADLFLLVDMAFGVMWYRLLVGHAPLDRALAHELATLLLRAGAPSGPRRAPRPTKT
- a CDS encoding Re/Si-specific NAD(P)(+) transhydrogenase subunit alpha; the protein is MTIRIGVPTETVPGERRVAATPESVKKLRELGFDIQVEPGAGLASNIPDEAFVRAGATLAPREQVWGASDVLVKVRAPSPEETARVREGATLIAILQPERHPELAAGVAERKLSTLALERVPRVTRAQKMDVLSSMANLAGYRAVIEAAQAYQGFFGPQMTAAGATPPARVLVIGAGVAGLAAVAAARSLGAEVRAFDTRAAAKEQVESLGAAFLQVDIKESGEGTGGYARVMSQEFIDAEMALFRRQAAEVDIIITTALVPGTKAPVLLPRDVVSALRPGAVVVDMAAEQGGNCELTVPGQVVEWNGIRILGYTDLASRMAGTASRFFANNLVHLLQEMGGGQGFRLDLDNEVIRPALLFHQGVPLPPPPRKEPPPPVPVAKVVQPPPPDAKPEQADLNNPARRAWGSTLGGLLTIGVLFALGRFAPEDFLKHFTVFILACFVGWQVIWSVTPALHTPLMSVTNAISGIIIVGGMLQIGHGLDLATVLGALAVLVAAVNVAGGFLVTQRMLKMFRKNAAPATPRGAHGGRT
- the xdhC gene encoding xanthine dehydrogenase accessory protein XdhC, with product MWDWVRRLAEWSGGDTPFAVVTVTACQGSTPAEAGAKLLVRADGVFHGTVGGGHLEQLVLADARACLDSGKARAIRYPLGAKLGQCCGGVVDVFVEPVNHGPRLYLFGAGHVGQALCRTLEGTPFQIHLVDERPEWIRSERVPEGVVRHEEPWDTVVEQAAWDARRTYVAVMTHRHDLDQDIIAHAIERPARYIGLIGSKTKWARFRQRLEARGVPPERLARVWCPMGLETGGKSPQEVAVSIAAGLLQVHHGLSGDERARIADEQPGPPRLLSSGE
- a CDS encoding NAD(P)(+) transhydrogenase (Re/Si-specific) subunit beta, with product MSGTVTIAYLLAGVLFIRSLGGLSRQETASRGNLFGMLGMGLAAGVAAFTWWMRHEDSAGLGLAVLVGSVVAGGAVGAVLARRVEMTGMPELVAILHSFVGLAAVLVGMSSYLEPRSGEHAMAVAASALAGEPLSAARVIQLLEVWAGVAVGALTFTGSIVAWAKLRGTVTGKPLLLPGRHLLNLALAGVLAGCALPFIQAAEATSGMPWLVGVAVVAGVLGIHLVVAIGGADMPVVVSLLNSYSGWAAAAAGFTLGNDLLIVTGALVGSSGAILSIIMCRAMNRSILNVVFGGFGTADAPAASSAAPPAGEVLELSADEVSRELLDSRRVIIVPGYGMAVARAQSAVNDLARGLRERGVEVRFAIHPVAGRLPGHMNVLLAEAGVPYDIVLEMEHINHDFEHTDVVLVIGANDIVNPGALNDPASPIHGMPVLEVWKSRRVVVLKRGMAAGYAGVENPLFYLGNTRMLFGDARKSIDALVTRVRDAAERAAA